One genomic window of Osmia bicornis bicornis chromosome 3, iOsmBic2.1, whole genome shotgun sequence includes the following:
- the LOC114877807 gene encoding zinc finger protein 830, whose product MSLKRKLTQDDLRKAMSEHKKKLGTVKKIESPLAKYTDAGQLMCILCKTAVHSEAVWSVHLNSKTHKENIILVKKTKLETESPTATTLTFKRPTSPQEPTANKKIKSILKNATVQSTQVPSNLPSDFFDKPSKQPNGTVLSNTSVIKKKSEDDKEHEKELKNVEAKEENEKEIERDKDANQAVLPEGFFDDPVLDAKVRNVEYKNPIEEEWEKFQKEIKEETAQSAQIIAEDQEEATTERQLDEIEEQIRHWSRVMDLVKRKEQVQATDRKQNNTDEDISSGDEAEFDEFLDWRAKNSYK is encoded by the exons atgtcGCTGAAAAGGAAATTGACACAAGATGATTTGCGTAAAGCTATGAGTGAACATAAAAAGAAGTTAGGAACTGTTAAGAAAATTGAATCACCATTAGCGAA ATATACAGATGCAGGACAGCTTATGTGTATTTTGTGTAAAACTGCTGTACATAGTGAAGCAGTTTGGTCAGTacatttaaattcaaaaactCACaaggaaaatataatattagtAAAAAAGACTAAACTAGAAACAGAGTCTCCAACAGCTACAACACTTACATTCAAAAGACCAACATCTCCGCAAGAACCAACagcgaataaaaaaataaagagtatattaaaaaatgcCACAGTACAGTCAACACAAGTACCATCAAATTTGCCATCAGATTTCTTTGATAAACCTTCTAAGCAGCCTAATGGTACGGTACTTTCAAATACTTCTGTGATAAAAAAGAAGTCAGAAGATGATAAAGAACATgagaaagaattgaaaaatgttgaggcaaaagaggaaaatgagaaagaaatagaaagGGATAAAGATGCAAATCAAGCAGTTCTTCCTGAAGGATTTTTTGATGATCCAGTTTTGGATGCCAAA GTTCGTAATGTCGAATATAAAAATCCCATAGAAGAGGAATGGGAAAAGTttcagaaagaaataaaagaagaaacagcACAATCTGCACAAATCATTGCAGAGGATCAAGAGGAGGCAACAACAGAAAGACAATTAGATGAAATAGAAGAACAAATAAGACATTGGTCTAG AGTAATGGATCTAGTAAAACGCAAAGAGCAAGTACAAGCCACTGATAGAAAGCAAAACAATACTGATGAGGATATCTCTAGTGGAGACGAAGCTGAGTTTGACGAATTTCTCGATTGGAGAGCAAAAAATTCGTACAAATAA